In Psychrobacter sp. P11G3, a single genomic region encodes these proteins:
- a CDS encoding efflux RND transporter permease subunit, translated as MSLNVSAYSIKNPLVAILLFVLLTLGGIYGFMKMKVQQFPDIDLPAVVVTVTLPGAAPSQLENDIAKKIENKLTSIEGVSHIRTTLQTGAATIATEFTLEKDIQEAVDDVRSAVGEVRGDLPAAANDPIITKVSTAGFPVVTYSVAAENMSVEDLSWFVDDTVTKRLSDIPGVSTVSRVGGLQREITVAADPIALSGLKFSISQLSQQIAGIQQDSSGGEAEVGNTTQTIRVLGAVERANELNDLQVAVPTGGTQALGRMAKITDGAADASSIAKLDGQTVVAFNITRSRGASEVDVMDLVDEELAKLTADVGNISIEKVYDRATPIAEDYEASLRMLIEGGLLAVVVVFLFLRNIRATIVAAVALPLSVIPTFLGMYLFGFSLNIISLLALSLVIGVLVDDAIVEVENIIRHLRMGKTPYEAAMEAADEIGLAVVATTFTLIAVFLPTAFMGGIVGQFFRQFGWTAALSIFASLMVARLITPMMAAYILRPEKKHVEKQSAIMKYYLKIVSWTLHHRWITMGATLVLFVVSLALVKLLPTSFIPDNDIDQTRVAIELTPDVSLADTERVAALASARILAMPEVTNIFTSVGEAQASMGASDGGGGKAENIAGLDIVLAPRAERGTKQEIERKISKLMQEVPGARFTVGLSSGGESGYNFSLTSTNPQLLEQTAQKIMSEIRGLPSAGAVTSDRSLPRQELTVTPDRLAMADKGVTTQDIATTLRVATVGDYEQQLSKLNLDTRQVPIVVRLPDVAKQNVSQLEGLYVPSTMPAGQGVRVGEVATLDFGTGPAQISRLDRERAISITVQPASGELGDLVQAVKAVPTMQQLPPSITIIDQGQAENMADLFSGFIIAMSVGVVCILGVLILLFGRLLQPFTILMALPLSIGGAFVGLVITNSSLSMPSMIGFIMLMGIATKNSILLVDYALIAQRRGLARFEAIVDACRKRARPIIMTTIAMGAGMLPLVFGWGDADPTFRRPMAAAVLGGLVTSTLLSLVVIPVVYTLMDDLSGWFAKWLAPHGKPSDL; from the coding sequence ATGAGCTTAAACGTCTCCGCTTATTCGATAAAGAACCCGCTCGTTGCTATCTTGCTGTTTGTGCTGCTGACGCTGGGCGGCATTTACGGTTTCATGAAAATGAAAGTCCAGCAGTTTCCGGACATAGATTTGCCAGCGGTGGTGGTCACGGTGACGCTACCAGGTGCCGCGCCCTCACAGCTCGAAAACGATATCGCCAAAAAGATTGAAAACAAACTGACCAGTATCGAAGGCGTGAGTCATATTCGCACCACGCTACAGACGGGTGCGGCGACCATTGCCACTGAATTCACCTTAGAAAAAGATATTCAAGAAGCGGTAGACGATGTGCGGTCAGCAGTCGGTGAAGTACGTGGTGATCTACCAGCTGCGGCTAATGATCCTATTATTACCAAAGTATCTACTGCTGGTTTTCCAGTGGTTACTTACTCTGTTGCTGCTGAGAATATGAGCGTGGAGGATCTATCTTGGTTTGTTGATGATACCGTTACCAAGCGGCTATCTGATATACCAGGTGTTAGTACCGTGAGCCGTGTTGGCGGGTTGCAGCGTGAAATCACAGTTGCTGCTGACCCAATTGCGTTAAGTGGTCTGAAGTTTTCTATTTCGCAATTATCGCAGCAAATCGCTGGTATCCAGCAAGACAGTTCTGGTGGGGAGGCGGAAGTTGGCAATACGACTCAGACCATCCGTGTTCTCGGTGCCGTTGAGCGAGCAAATGAGCTAAACGACTTGCAAGTGGCTGTCCCTACGGGGGGCACACAAGCTTTAGGTCGTATGGCAAAAATTACTGACGGCGCAGCAGATGCAAGCTCTATTGCTAAGCTAGACGGTCAAACAGTGGTGGCATTTAACATCACTCGCTCGCGCGGTGCCAGTGAGGTCGACGTGATGGACCTGGTTGATGAGGAGCTTGCCAAGCTGACTGCTGATGTCGGCAATATCAGTATTGAAAAAGTCTATGACCGAGCGACACCCATTGCAGAAGACTATGAAGCTTCGTTAAGAATGCTCATCGAAGGTGGGCTGTTGGCTGTAGTGGTAGTCTTCCTGTTTTTGCGCAATATTCGCGCGACTATCGTTGCCGCGGTCGCTTTGCCGCTATCAGTCATTCCAACTTTTTTAGGTATGTATCTGTTTGGCTTTAGTCTGAATATCATCTCACTACTGGCATTATCGCTGGTCATTGGGGTGCTGGTCGATGATGCAATCGTTGAGGTCGAAAACATTATACGCCATCTACGTATGGGTAAAACGCCTTATGAAGCGGCGATGGAAGCCGCTGATGAAATCGGTCTGGCCGTTGTCGCGACTACTTTTACTTTGATTGCAGTGTTTTTACCAACGGCTTTTATGGGGGGTATCGTTGGACAGTTTTTCCGTCAGTTTGGTTGGACAGCTGCCTTATCAATTTTTGCCTCGCTAATGGTAGCTCGCCTGATTACCCCGATGATGGCAGCTTATATCTTACGACCTGAGAAAAAGCACGTCGAAAAACAAAGCGCGATAATGAAGTACTATCTTAAGATTGTGTCTTGGACCCTACATCATCGCTGGATAACCATGGGTGCAACGCTTGTTTTATTTGTGGTATCGCTAGCTTTAGTTAAGCTGCTACCTACGTCATTTATCCCTGATAATGATATCGATCAAACTCGAGTGGCTATTGAGCTGACACCTGACGTGTCGTTGGCAGATACTGAGCGCGTGGCGGCACTAGCGAGTGCTCGCATTTTGGCCATGCCTGAGGTGACCAATATCTTTACCTCAGTGGGAGAGGCACAGGCGTCGATGGGTGCGTCGGATGGTGGCGGCGGTAAGGCTGAAAACATCGCGGGCTTGGATATCGTACTTGCTCCGCGTGCAGAACGAGGCACCAAGCAAGAGATAGAACGCAAAATTAGCAAGCTGATGCAAGAGGTGCCAGGAGCACGGTTTACTGTCGGGCTATCGAGTGGTGGTGAGAGTGGCTATAACTTTTCATTAACCAGTACCAATCCGCAACTGCTTGAACAAACTGCACAAAAAATCATGTCTGAGATTCGAGGGCTACCAAGTGCAGGTGCTGTGACCAGTGATCGCAGTCTGCCACGCCAAGAGCTAACGGTAACGCCAGATAGATTGGCAATGGCTGACAAAGGGGTGACCACGCAAGATATCGCTACGACTCTACGTGTGGCGACTGTAGGCGACTACGAGCAGCAATTGTCCAAGCTCAATCTTGATACGCGTCAAGTACCAATCGTTGTACGTTTACCTGATGTGGCTAAGCAAAATGTTAGTCAGCTAGAAGGTTTGTACGTGCCGAGTACTATGCCTGCAGGTCAAGGCGTGCGCGTCGGTGAGGTTGCTACGCTAGACTTTGGCACTGGGCCTGCACAAATTAGCAGACTGGATCGAGAGCGTGCTATTAGTATCACGGTACAACCTGCGAGTGGCGAGCTTGGCGATTTGGTACAGGCGGTAAAAGCAGTACCGACCATGCAGCAACTGCCGCCTTCGATTACCATTATCGACCAAGGTCAAGCCGAAAACATGGCAGACCTCTTTAGTGGCTTTATCATTGCGATGTCCGTCGGTGTGGTTTGTATTTTAGGCGTGCTGATTCTACTTTTTGGTCGTTTGTTGCAGCCTTTTACCATTCTGATGGCGTTACCTCTGTCGATTGGTGGGGCGTTTGTCGGCTTGGTTATTACAAATAGCAGCTTATCGATGCCTTCGATGATTGGTTTTATTATGCTCATGGGTATTGCGACCAAAAACTCAATCCTGCTGGTCGATTACGCGTTGATTGCCCAACGCCGAGGGCTGGCGCGTTTTGAGGCTATCGTAGATGCATGCCGCAAGCGTGCACGGCCTATTATCATGACAACTATTGCGATGGGTGCAGGTATGTTGCCCCTAGTATTTGGTTGGGGTGATGCAGATCCTACGTTTAGGCGTCCGATGGCAGCAGCGGTACTGGGTGGTCTGGTGACCTCTACGCTATTGAGCTTGGTTGTTATTCCTGTCGTCTATACCTTGATGGATGATCTATCAGGATGGTTTGCTAAGTGGTTGGCTCCACATGGCAAACCTAGTGACCTCTAA
- a CDS encoding efflux RND transporter periplasmic adaptor subunit translates to MSDFEETHPKPSAESELPPYRQTDTLSQRPSAKPPIWLWPVLAAVLVIGVLLGKYWGNDSNAAADESATANSVANDQATGSDASIEQSVLSVETVSPSQNDIGSTLSADGTINAKDTANVSAKVNGVAIERILVEEGDRVRVGQVLAVFDTDAMKQQVLQAQADVAEAEATLANASADAARVLPLIDIDAISKQEADRYRTSEVRARASLQASKARLSNQRLTLENAKVVAPVSGIISEKMVEVGQVAGGDPLFTIIKGGVLEWRADIDPKLVGDIDVGTPVQVSLPGGDTVMGQVNRIAPTADNNRQITIYASLAANSKIRAGMYQTGEFLLGSTSTQTIPNSAVVSNDGYDYVMLVTESTTRDDRSMGRIKQQRVTLGERLGESVAVLEPLPSDSRIVKQGGSFLNDGDLVRVVDGVSQTSKPVQAQS, encoded by the coding sequence ATGAGCGATTTTGAAGAAACCCATCCTAAGCCGTCAGCTGAATCTGAGTTGCCGCCATATCGTCAAACTGACACTTTATCTCAAAGACCATCTGCAAAACCACCAATATGGTTGTGGCCCGTATTGGCAGCCGTGCTAGTGATAGGGGTGCTGCTTGGGAAGTACTGGGGCAATGATAGTAATGCCGCTGCAGATGAGTCAGCAACTGCTAATTCTGTCGCAAACGATCAAGCAACCGGCAGTGACGCCAGTATTGAGCAATCAGTACTCTCAGTAGAAACAGTTAGTCCAAGCCAAAATGATATCGGCAGCACGCTCAGTGCCGATGGAACCATCAATGCTAAAGATACTGCGAATGTCAGTGCAAAAGTCAATGGTGTGGCTATCGAGCGTATTTTGGTCGAAGAAGGCGACCGCGTTAGAGTAGGTCAAGTCTTAGCCGTGTTCGATACGGACGCTATGAAGCAGCAAGTGCTACAAGCGCAAGCAGATGTTGCAGAAGCGGAAGCTACCCTTGCCAATGCCAGCGCTGATGCTGCACGTGTGCTGCCATTGATCGATATCGATGCCATTAGCAAACAAGAAGCCGATCGCTACCGTACTTCGGAAGTCCGTGCGAGAGCTTCTTTGCAAGCGTCTAAAGCTCGTTTGAGTAATCAGCGTTTAACATTAGAGAACGCAAAAGTCGTCGCTCCTGTCAGCGGTATTATCAGTGAAAAAATGGTAGAAGTCGGGCAGGTGGCAGGCGGGGATCCACTATTTACGATTATCAAAGGCGGGGTTTTGGAATGGCGAGCAGATATAGATCCTAAGCTTGTCGGTGATATAGACGTCGGTACGCCTGTACAAGTCAGTCTGCCGGGTGGTGATACAGTGATGGGGCAAGTAAACCGCATCGCACCAACCGCAGACAACAACCGCCAAATTACGATTTATGCTAGCCTAGCTGCCAACTCAAAGATACGTGCAGGCATGTATCAAACAGGTGAATTCCTATTAGGAAGTACCAGTACGCAAACGATTCCTAATAGCGCAGTAGTCAGTAATGATGGTTATGATTATGTGATGCTCGTTACCGAATCGACTACTCGAGATGATCGATCGATGGGACGTATCAAGCAGCAGCGAGTGACATTGGGTGAGCGATTGGGCGAGAGCGTAGCAGTGCTAGAGCCTTTGCCAAGTGACAGTCGTATCGTAAAACAGGGCGGCAGCTTCTTAAATGACGGTGACCTAGTACGTGTTGTTGACGGTGTGTCTCAAACCAGTAAGCCAGTGCAGGCACAGTCATGA
- the recG gene encoding ATP-dependent DNA helicase RecG, with translation MPISESHASSNSLDHFRSDMPLSALDMPVSALAGVGVKVAEQLAQLNIKRIFDLLLHLPRDYEDRSRLVSIADVEHGQSALITGHIVHVDTKRSGMTVTVDDDTGTISLRFFKVYRGLVQTMNLGTRLQLFGEVKVSRYGKQIHHPEYQVITDNTVMTDTGLQPIYPTVKGLHQNKLRTLIKLALQTVRSQGLPMTLFTAGDFAVVSDLPLVPFEPSKSAVSEAEYTEDIFSTLARSVPDNAIGNSVYKPNPSTYQADNDIHSVAASIAQHNVYNLTIFEALVLLHTPPTYTSASQQYKLFTQLSARTHAACQRLIIEELTAHQLSLLYRRQQLHQHKAPKCTTNSPLANKLFSALPFDLTGAQKRVMKDITADMATSIPMLRLVQGDVGAGKTLVAAGAAGYALDSGWQVAVMAPTEILAEQHLLNFKQWFEPLGIGVGWLAGKQTAKQRREALEAVAENTVQVVVGTHALFQEQVQFAKLGLVIIDEQHRFGVEQRMALTNKGVANSTPHQLIMTATPIPRTLAMSVYGDMDTSIIDELPPGRTPITTVTIDRNRRDEVIERIAINCEAGRQAYWVCSLVEASSVLDAQAAEATYEDLNERLDIRIGLVHGKMKSADKQAIMQEFKAGNLDLLIATTVIEVGVDVPNASLMVIENAERLGLSQLHQLRGRVGRGSTKSFCVLLYQKPLSETGTERLNVLRDSTDGFVIAQKDLELRGPGELLGKRQTGNVGYYLADLIRDEQLFAIAQRLAKHLIADPARKADVSQLIHRWMPEASRYTNA, from the coding sequence ATGCCAATATCGGAGAGTCACGCCTCATCTAACTCATTAGATCACTTTAGATCTGACATGCCGCTGTCAGCACTAGATATGCCAGTGTCTGCGCTAGCAGGTGTGGGGGTAAAAGTCGCAGAGCAATTGGCGCAATTGAATATCAAGCGGATATTCGATTTGCTATTACATTTGCCCCGTGATTATGAGGATCGCAGTCGACTGGTATCAATCGCCGATGTAGAGCATGGACAGTCAGCGCTAATTACCGGTCATATCGTCCATGTCGATACCAAGCGCAGTGGGATGACTGTGACGGTGGACGATGATACGGGTACGATATCATTACGGTTTTTTAAGGTCTATCGTGGTCTGGTACAAACCATGAATTTGGGGACACGCTTACAGCTATTTGGTGAAGTCAAAGTCAGCCGCTACGGCAAGCAGATACATCATCCTGAATATCAAGTCATCACTGACAATACAGTCATGACCGATACGGGATTGCAGCCTATCTATCCTACTGTCAAAGGCTTACATCAAAACAAGCTACGCACTTTAATTAAGCTAGCATTGCAAACGGTTCGGAGCCAAGGTTTGCCTATGACATTGTTTACGGCTGGAGACTTTGCAGTTGTATCCGATTTGCCATTAGTGCCTTTTGAGCCATCCAAATCAGCGGTGTCAGAGGCCGAATATACCGAAGATATTTTTTCGACGTTAGCACGCAGCGTACCTGATAATGCGATTGGCAATAGCGTATATAAACCCAATCCTTCTACCTATCAGGCAGATAATGACATACATAGCGTTGCTGCCAGTATTGCTCAGCATAATGTCTATAATTTAACGATATTTGAAGCATTGGTACTGCTGCATACGCCGCCTACTTATACCAGCGCGTCTCAACAATACAAACTATTCACTCAACTCAGTGCTCGTACGCATGCTGCTTGCCAGCGCTTGATTATTGAAGAGTTGACTGCGCATCAGCTCAGTTTGCTATATCGTCGCCAACAGCTACATCAGCATAAAGCGCCCAAATGCACTACCAATAGTCCTCTTGCTAATAAGCTGTTTTCTGCATTGCCTTTTGATCTAACGGGTGCGCAAAAAAGAGTGATGAAAGACATTACTGCGGATATGGCAACGTCAATTCCGATGCTACGACTGGTACAGGGAGATGTGGGTGCTGGCAAGACGTTGGTGGCAGCAGGAGCAGCGGGTTATGCACTCGATAGTGGCTGGCAGGTAGCGGTCATGGCACCGACTGAGATTTTAGCAGAGCAGCATCTACTGAATTTTAAGCAATGGTTTGAGCCATTGGGCATTGGTGTCGGTTGGCTTGCAGGTAAGCAAACGGCCAAACAGCGCCGCGAAGCATTGGAAGCGGTTGCAGAAAATACCGTGCAAGTGGTGGTCGGTACTCATGCACTGTTTCAGGAGCAAGTTCAGTTCGCTAAGTTAGGTTTGGTTATCATTGATGAGCAGCATCGATTCGGTGTTGAGCAACGCATGGCATTGACCAATAAAGGCGTGGCTAATAGCACCCCGCACCAGCTAATCATGACCGCAACACCGATTCCAAGAACCTTAGCGATGAGTGTCTATGGCGATATGGATACCTCAATCATTGATGAGTTGCCACCGGGACGTACGCCAATTACGACGGTAACCATCGATCGCAATCGACGCGATGAAGTCATAGAACGTATTGCGATTAATTGCGAAGCGGGCAGGCAAGCGTACTGGGTATGCTCACTGGTAGAAGCGTCTAGTGTCTTGGATGCGCAGGCAGCCGAAGCTACTTATGAAGACTTAAATGAACGTCTAGATATTCGTATTGGACTGGTGCATGGCAAAATGAAGTCTGCTGATAAGCAAGCCATCATGCAAGAGTTCAAAGCAGGTAATTTGGATTTGTTGATTGCGACGACTGTCATCGAGGTAGGGGTCGATGTACCCAATGCGTCATTGATGGTTATCGAAAATGCAGAGCGTTTGGGACTATCACAATTACATCAGCTGCGCGGGCGAGTCGGACGTGGCTCGACCAAAAGCTTCTGTGTACTGTTATATCAAAAGCCGCTATCGGAGACAGGTACTGAGCGACTAAATGTCCTACGCGATAGTACCGATGGTTTTGTCATTGCCCAAAAAGACTTAGAGCTACGTGGGCCAGGAGAGCTGTTAGGCAAACGTCAAACGGGTAACGTTGGCTACTATTTGGCTGATTTGATCCGTGATGAGCAATTATTTGCCATTGCTCAGCGGTTAGCGAAGCATTTGATAGCAGACCCTGCACGAAAAGCAGATGTTAGTCAATTGATTCATCGCTGGATGCCTGAGGCAAGTCGCTATACCAATGCCTAG
- a CDS encoding patatin-like phospholipase family protein yields MLVSILPRQFRHNLIRHNLKLLRLSLIPILGFYISACSTLPSTIPATPEPSIKTPTVALVLGGGGAKGFAHVGVIKALEESGIKPTLVVGTSVGSLIGSLYASGYTPAQLEQLALTTTDSQLTDFTLSNQGFIEGIKLKNFINSKVNARAIEDFPIAFAAIAAEKHTLKKTVFTTGDAGLAVQASCSVPNIFIAPRIPEKVGKKYIDGGVVSLVPVDSAYDLGADIVIAVDVTGAQGSDSTNNLIPTMNSLSDFWGFLETNILATNLTTKRSASNQSERDRADIVITPNVGRNSSIDTSQRRSLIQAGAQATTPQINAIKQLIQEKSSSKYATL; encoded by the coding sequence ATGCTTGTTTCTATTTTGCCTCGTCAATTTCGTCACAATCTGATTCGCCATAATCTAAAATTACTGAGGTTGAGCTTAATACCTATACTCGGTTTTTATATTAGTGCGTGTAGCACATTGCCATCGACTATTCCTGCAACGCCAGAGCCTAGTATTAAGACTCCTACTGTCGCACTGGTATTGGGTGGTGGCGGTGCAAAAGGGTTTGCCCATGTGGGTGTCATTAAGGCGCTAGAAGAAAGCGGTATCAAACCAACATTGGTGGTCGGTACGAGTGTGGGTAGCTTGATCGGTAGCTTATACGCCAGTGGTTACACGCCGGCACAGCTTGAGCAATTGGCACTGACCACTACTGATAGCCAGCTCACAGACTTTACCTTGTCCAATCAAGGTTTTATCGAAGGTATTAAGTTAAAAAATTTTATTAATAGCAAAGTGAATGCGCGTGCTATAGAGGATTTCCCCATTGCTTTTGCGGCAATCGCAGCAGAGAAACACACTCTGAAGAAAACAGTCTTTACCACTGGCGATGCAGGGCTTGCCGTACAAGCGTCCTGTAGCGTGCCTAATATTTTTATTGCCCCACGCATTCCTGAAAAGGTCGGTAAAAAATATATCGATGGCGGTGTGGTCAGTTTAGTACCCGTAGATAGCGCCTATGACTTAGGTGCTGATATTGTCATTGCTGTAGATGTGACGGGAGCTCAAGGCAGTGATAGTACTAATAATCTAATACCGACTATGAACTCATTGAGTGACTTTTGGGGCTTTCTAGAAACCAATATTCTAGCTACCAACCTGACTACTAAGCGCTCCGCATCAAACCAGAGCGAACGAGATCGAGCGGATATTGTTATTACTCCCAATGTCGGTCGTAACAGTTCAATAGATACTAGTCAGCGGCGCAGTCTGATACAAGCAGGCGCTCAAGCTACAACGCCGCAAATCAATGCTATTAAACAACTTATCCAAGAAAAATCTAGTAGCAAATATGCCACGCTATAA